From the Jilunia laotingensis genome, the window GACCTCCTCTGTGAGTTTCCACCCCGCCATTTCTTTTGTGTGTCCACCGACAAGGCTGCCAATCCCGTAAATATAATGGGGGCTAGCAAGCGCATCATGGAAGATATGATTATGGCATATACGACCCGGTTTAAGGTCACCACCGCCCGATTCGCCAATGTGGCTTTCTCCAACGGCTCGTTGCCCGATGGTTGGATTCATCGTGTCATGCGTAAGCAGCCCCTTGCCGCACCCAACGATGTGAAACGTTATTTCGTGTCGCCTGAAGAAAGTGGCCAGATTTGTATGTTAGCTTGTATTTTAGGTAAAAACGGTGAAATCTTCTTTCCAAAATTGGGCGAGAAGCAAATGCTTACCTTTTCTGCCATTTGCGATGAGTATATAAAGAGCATTGGCCGTGCCAAGCGCCAGTTTTCGACGGACGAAGAGGCAAAGCAGTTTGCCGCTGAAATGCCTTTCGACAACCAAGAATATCCCGTGGTGTATTTTGGCAGCGACACCACCGGTGAGAAGGCCTACGAAGAATTCTATGTGCCCGGTGAGAAACTGAATATGGACCGTTTCCAAAGCCTCGGTGTTATCGAGGAAGTAAAGAAACGCCCGATGGAGGAAATCGACCGGTTCTTTACAGAGATGGAGGCCATCTTTGCCGAGCCTGCCTTCACCAAGGACGAAGTGGTGCAAGCCATCAAACACTTCATTCCCAATTTTGAACACGAAGAGAAGGGAAAGAGTTTAGACCAGAAAATGTAATATTATTAAAAGATATGATGTAATTATGGGTTATCAAATACCATTATTTAACCTTAATTTCGATGAAAGAGAGGCTATCGCAGCGGCTGACACTATCAAATCAGGATGGATTTCTACCGGTCCGAAATGTGCAGAACTCGAACAGATGTTCGTAAATATGTTCCAGGTGAATTATGCAGTCAGCGTGTCAAATTGTACTGAC encodes:
- a CDS encoding polysaccharide biosynthesis protein codes for the protein MFNLQKFISDCVINRPHSMFAADIEANSEALHREIEGKKICVVGGAGSIGSSFIRAVLTFKPKTLVVIDLNENGLAELTRDLRSTYGMYVPEDYRTYTLNFADPIFERIFREEHGFDIFANFSAHKHVRSEKDKYSVQALIENNDIKAKRLLDLLCEFPPRHFFCVSTDKAANPVNIMGASKRIMEDMIMAYTTRFKVTTARFANVAFSNGSLPDGWIHRVMRKQPLAAPNDVKRYFVSPEESGQICMLACILGKNGEIFFPKLGEKQMLTFSAICDEYIKSIGRAKRQFSTDEEAKQFAAEMPFDNQEYPVVYFGSDTTGEKAYEEFYVPGEKLNMDRFQSLGVIEEVKKRPMEEIDRFFTEMEAIFAEPAFTKDEVVQAIKHFIPNFEHEEKGKSLDQKM